The following proteins are encoded in a genomic region of Brachypodium distachyon strain Bd21 chromosome 1, Brachypodium_distachyon_v3.0, whole genome shotgun sequence:
- the LOC112268583 gene encoding probable myosin-binding protein 4: protein MAVKARARSREFSRQFWSVLRHALSECFLIVMLLVVAVVSYTATKFAHICRIRSPCMLCSRLDQVLHGKAWFSEESICAAHRLEIVKPGNLKNMSVKEKVNSRLRFRHTELCSCCSKPFKKKRDAHRLSEEVSDMFLDDSMSKVKERSIAMASVGCSSDDDVDQLPHGCYRKLSADHDSESEIRISDDDDGCLAMVYEAKQRTRDKPCADAWLQPMITSTNTLSPSPSESTDQTKFMSITPLVPLDTAEGTTNAAKSSDPAIGDGLEEINWGQPNVSNNNLDVQLNTVPEQDCQELQKEKTFLVGIEELNDSESVSGSPDEEATKIFATSAYDGTSSTADPRIDCNNSIKNTNSRTQEEDIPVPQEKIECPLQRVEAERSASAVAASEAMAMINRLQQDKAAMHMEAMQYLRMMEEQADHDQEAIEKLNDLLTEREKEILDLEAELDNYQIKYSDESFDVRKFDATDGDVAFEALDS, encoded by the exons ATGGCAGTGAAAGCTCGTGCGAGGTCGCGAGAATTTTCGCGGCAATTCTGGTCTGTGCTGCGCCATGCCCTCAGCGAGTGCTTCCTCATCGTGATGCTCCTCGTGGTTGCTGTGGTGTCGTATACTGCTACAAAGTTCGCTCACATCTGTAGGATCCGGTCACCTTGCATGCTGTGCTCCAGATTAGACCAGGTTCTACATGGCAAGGCCTGGTTTTCTGAAGAATCGATTTGTGCTGCACACAGGTTGGAAATTGT AAAGCCAGGCAACCTGAAAAACATGAGTGTTAAGGAAAAGGTGAATTCTCGGTTGAGGTTTAGGCACACAGAACTATGTTCTTGCTGTTCAAAGCCATTCAAGAAGAAACGTGACGCACACCGGCTATCTGAGGAGGTGAGTGACATGTTTCTAGATGATAGTATGAGCAAAGTGAAGGAGAGAAGCATAGCCATGGCAAGTGTTGGGTGTTCTTCAGATGACGATGTTGATCAATTGCCTCATGGATGTTACAGAAAGCTAAGTGCTGACCATGATTCCGAGTCCGAGATTCGCATCTCAGATGACGATGATGGTTGTCTTGCAATGGTTTATGAAGCCAAACAGCGAACCAGAGATAAACCATGTGCTGATGCGTGGCTGCAACCTATGATAACCAGCACTAACACCTTATCACCGTCTCCTTCTGAGAGTACTGATCAGACAAAGTTTATGAGCATCACTCCTCTAGTTCCATTGGATACTGCAGAAGGTACAACCAATGCTGCAAAATCTTCAGACCCTGCTATTGGCGATGGTTTGGAGGAAATCAACTGGGGTCAGCCCAATGTGAGTAACAACAACCTTGATGTGCAGTTGAACACTGTGCCTGAGCAAGATTGTCAGGAGCtacagaaagagaaaa CTTTTCTGGTTGGTATTGAGGAACTCAATGATTCAGAGAGTGTTTCAGGAAGCCCTGACGAGGAAGCTACAAAGATTTTTGCCACTTCTGCATATGATGGGACAAGTTCAACTGCAGATCCTCGTATCGACTGCAACAACAGCATCAAGAATACCAATTCAAGAACACAGGAAGAAGACATTCCTGTCCCA CAAGAAAAAATTGAGTGTCCTCTACAAAGAGTTGAGGCAGAACGGAGTGCTTCAGCTGTTGCAGCAAGTGAAGCGATGGCTATGATCAATAGGCTGCAACAGGATAAGGCTGCAATGCACATGGAGGCAATGCAGTATCTCAGGATGATGGAAGAGCAGGCTGACCATGACCAAGAAGCAATTGAAAAGCTAAATGACTTGCTCacagaaagagagaaagaaatacTTGATCTAGAAGCTGAACTAGACAATTACCAGATCAAGTACAGTGATGAATCATTTGATGTCAGAAAATTTGATGCTACTGATGGAGACGTGGCATTTGAAGCCTTGGATAGCTAA
- the LOC100821470 gene encoding uncharacterized protein LOC100821470 — protein sequence MSVKEKVNSRLRFRHTELCSCCSKPFKKKRDAHRLSEEVSDMFLDDSMSKVKERSIAMASVGCSSDDDVDQLPHGCYRKLSADHDSESEIRISDDDDGCLAMVYEAKQRTRDKPCADAWLQPMITSTNTLSPSPSESTDQTKFMSITPLVPLDTAEGTTNAAKSSDPAIGDGLEEINWGQPNVSNNNLDVQLNTVPEQDCQELQKEKRSPDEEATKIFATSAYDGTSSTADPRIDCNNSIKNTNSRTQEEDIPVPVVFCAML from the exons ATGAGTGTTAAGGAAAAGGTGAATTCTCGGTTGAGGTTTAGGCACACAGAACTATGTTCTTGCTGTTCAAAGCCATTCAAGAAGAAACGTGACGCACACCGGCTATCTGAGGAGGTGAGTGACATGTTTCTAGATGATAGTATGAGCAAAGTGAAGGAGAGAAGCATAGCCATGGCAAGTGTTGGGTGTTCTTCAGATGACGATGTTGATCAATTGCCTCATGGATGTTACAGAAAGCTAAGTGCTGACCATGATTCCGAGTCCGAGATTCGCATCTCAGATGACGATGATGGTTGTCTTGCAATGGTTTATGAAGCCAAACAGCGAACCAGAGATAAACCATGTGCTGATGCGTGGCTGCAACCTATGATAACCAGCACTAACACCTTATCACCGTCTCCTTCTGAGAGTACTGATCAGACAAAGTTTATGAGCATCACTCCTCTAGTTCCATTGGATACTGCAGAAGGTACAACCAATGCTGCAAAATCTTCAGACCCTGCTATTGGCGATGGTTTGGAGGAAATCAACTGGGGTCAGCCCAATGTGAGTAACAACAACCTTGATGTGCAGTTGAACACTGTGCCTGAGCAAGATTGTCAGGAGCtacagaaagagaaaa GAAGCCCTGACGAGGAAGCTACAAAGATTTTTGCCACTTCTGCATATGATGGGACAAGTTCAACTGCAGATCCTCGTATCGACTGCAACAACAGCATCAAGAATACCAATTCAAGAACACAGGAAGAAGACATTCCTGTCCCAGTTGTCTTCTGCGCGATGCTTTGA
- the LOC100834138 gene encoding uncharacterized protein LOC100834138 produces MALQTLNPASVSRAPLPRRHPPLSFPHLPPRRRTAGPRAIAVAVSGAVNEARRRPPHGGGDGKETDLATLGNLCVDVVLSVPCLPPAPRDEREAYMESLAASPPDQKYWEAGGNCNLAFAAARLGLRCSTLGHVGEEVYGKFLLDVLEAEGISVFGMLENTDTSACRHAYGTLLCWVLVDPFQKHGFCSRADFSKEPAFSWIHKLPAETKTAIRHSKILFCNGYAFDEFPPDVIASAIDCAIDAGTAVFFDPGPRGKSLLHGNLDEQRALEHALRLSDVLLLTSDEAESLTNIRNPIESGQELLRRGIHTKWVVIKMGSKGSIMITGSAVSCAPSFKIHVVDTVGCGDSFTAAIAFGFLHNLPAISTLTLANAVGAATATGCGAGRNVARLDKVLHLLRECDLNEDNTTWSELVEGCSACPEVSILFDAATNGFNDRRLANVVPIRAVVSNLLSMLEAVPERSTVQA; encoded by the exons ATGGCTCTCCAAACCCTAAACCCCGCCTCCGTCTCCCGCGCCCCGCTCCCGCGGCGCCACCCGCCGCTGTCCTTCCCTCAcctccctccccgccgccgcaccgccgggccgcgcgccatcgccgtcgccgtctccGGCGCGGTCAACGAGGCcaggaggcggccgccgcacGGGGGCGGGGATGGGAAGGAGACGGATCTCGCCACGCTCGGCAACCTCTGCGTCGACGTCGTGCTCAGCGTGCCCTgcctcccgccggcgccgcgcgaCGAGcgcgaggcctacatggagagcctggccgcctcgccgcccgaCCAG AAATATTGGGAGGCTGGTGGAAACTGCAACTTGGCCTTTGCGGCAGCTAGGCTAGGGCTGCGCTGTTCTACACTGGGACATGTAGGAGAGGAAGTTTATGGAAAGTTTCTCCTTGATGTGCTTGAGGCGGAGGGGATTAGTGTCTTTGGGATGCTTGAAAATACTGATACTAGTGCATGTCGACATGCCTATGGGACGCTTCTTTGCTGGGTTCTTGTAGACCCATTTCAGAAACATGGATTTTGCAG CCGTGCAGACTTTAGTAAAGAGccagctttcagttggatacATAAACTTCCAGCAGAAACCAAGACAGCTATTCGTCACTCTAAAATATTGTTTTGCAACGGATATGCTTTTGATGAATTTCCTCCTGATGTGATCGCATCTGCTATTGACTGTGCAATTGATGCGGGAACAGCAGTATTCTTCGATCCCGGGCCTCGTGGAAAATCTCTCTTACACGGGAACCTGGATGAACAGAGAGCACTTGAGCACGCTCTGAGGCTCAGTGATGTTCTCCTTTTGACATCAGATGAG GCAGAGTCACTAACAAACATCAGAAACCCAATCGAGTCAGGGCAAGAGTTGCTAAGGAGAGGAATCCACACAAAATGGGTTGTCATCAAAATGGGTTCCAAGGGATCAATCATGATCACTGGAAGTGCCGTTTCATGTGCACCTTCTTTTAAG ATTCACGTTGTGGACACAGTTGGATGCGGAGACAGCTTTACTGCTGCTATAGCTTTCGGGTTCCTCCACAATTTGCCGGCAATTAGCACATTAACACTAGCAAATGCAGTGGGTGCTGCAACTGCCACCGGATGTGGAGCTGGTAGGAATGTTGCTCGCCTAGATAAAGTACTACATCTCTTGAGAGAATGCGACCTGAACGAGGACAACACAACATGGAGCGAGCTGGTTGAAGGATGCTCAGCCTGTCCTGAAGTCTCAATCCTGTTCGATGCAGCAACCAATGGCTTCAATGACCGCCGCCTTGCGAATGTTGTTCCTATTAGGGCCGTGGTTTCCAACCTTCTGTCAATGTTAGAGGCGGTGCCGGAGCGAAGCACTGTCCAGGCTTAA